One stretch of Pomacea canaliculata isolate SZHN2017 linkage group LG1, ASM307304v1, whole genome shotgun sequence DNA includes these proteins:
- the LOC112576118 gene encoding uncharacterized protein LOC112576118 has translation MLCYSSPNTVDLEMTRVPKTSSGSGAVVTYYDRNHEEDWCKVVTTQPDGSVLSQHIPHEPRSYLGLAVVVLVCFNIPFGILAVILSVKANRDYEKGDCTRARVKGKVSMVLSIVGIISTMTAVFLVIFWPAIKPDKG, from the coding sequence ATGCTGTGTTATTCGAGCCCCAACACGGTGGACCTGGAGATGACCCGCGTGCCCAAGACGTCCTCCGGTTCCGGTGCTGTCGTCACCTACTACGACCGCAACCACGAGGAGGACTGGTGCAAGGTCGTCACCACTCAGCCAGATGGAAGTGTCCTGTCACAACACATCCCTCACGAGCCACGCAGCTACCTGGGTCTGGCTGTCGTCGTTCTCGTCTGCTTCAACATCCCGTTCGGCATCCTCGCCGTCATTCTGTCGGTCAAGGCTAACCGAGACTACGAGAAGGGCGACTGCACGCGCGCCCGCGTGAAGGGCAAGGTCTCCATGGTGCTGAGCATCGTGGGGATCATCTCCACCATGACGGCCGTCTTTTTGGTCATATTCTGGCCTGCCATCAAGCCTGACAAAGGCTGA